One window from the genome of Crassostrea angulata isolate pt1a10 chromosome 2, ASM2561291v2, whole genome shotgun sequence encodes:
- the LOC128172070 gene encoding uncharacterized protein F54H12.2-like, translating to MAFLSDKITDIGLPAELALFTVPPNQVAVDKIYFSECRPVSSFDTEDAPIEISVPGQGNEYIDLRRSRLYVKCKIVKTDGAALASQEKTGIINLPLQTMWSQIDTYMNGKLVSLNTSYYAWKAYLKLLLSSGSDVSQSQLQSQLYYPDDDDMDNPDAYGGNNGGLNNRYAFTQNSQIFDMEGPLYEDIFRTDKYLINGVDLHLKLFRNPAAFVLMSKEASPSYKLQLLDVSFKACMIKLDSGILINHAEILKEKTAKYPLTRTEVKMSTCPKGSGSFIWQNVWSNTLPAKAAFCFISQKAVNGNYEKNPFNFQNLAEEIALYVNGESMPARPMKIDVGTNQNYVTLFVNLFEAAEKWNKDAGLEVTRSQFGKGYAIYAFNLAPSDLGEEYLNLVRQGNVRLEVKFAADTTETLNCLAYAEFPALLEVDQSRDIKYTKV from the coding sequence ATGGCCTTTTTAAGCGACAAAATTACAGACATTGGACTTCCGGCAGAATTGGCTTTATTTACCGTTCCACCCAATCAAGTAGCGGtggataaaatttatttcagtgAATGCAGACCTGTAAGTTCCTTCGATACGGAGGACGCTCCGATCGAGATATCGGTGCCTGGCCAGGGTAACGAGTACATAGACTTAAGAAGAAGCCGCCTGTACGTAAAATGTAAGATTGTTAAAACCGACGGTGCAGCCTTGGCATCACAGGAAAAAACGGGGATCATTAATCTGCCACTGCAAACCATGTGGTCTCAGATAGACACTTATATGAACGGAAAGCTTGTGTCCCTCAATACTAGCTACTATGCTTGGAAAGCCTACCTAAAACTTCTCCTTTCGAGTGGCAGTGATGTCTCTCAATCCCAGTTACAATCCCAACTGTACTATCCAGACGACGACGACATGGACAATCCGGACGCATACGGAGGCAACAACGGGGGCCTTAACAATCGCTATGCATTTACTCAAAACAGCCAAATATTTGACATGGAAGGTCCACTGTATGAGGATATATTCAGAACTGATAAATACTTGATCAATGGGGTAGATTTACACTTGAAACTGTTTAGAAACCCCGCTGCCTTTGTCTTGATGAGCAAAGAAGCCTCCCCTAGCTACAAGTTGCAGTTACTAGACGTGTCCTTTAAAGCATGCATGATTAAGTTGGACAGTGGAATTTTGATCAACCATGCTGAAATCTTGAAAGAGAAGACGGCCAAATACCCCCTGACTAGAACCGAAGTAAAAATGAGCACCTGTCCTAAAGGTTCTGGATCGTTTATTTGGCAGAACGTTTGGTCCAACACCTTACCAGCCAAAGCTGCATTCTGTTTCATTTCTCAGAAAGCCGTTAATGGAAATTATGAGAAGAACCCATTCAACTTTCAGAACTTGGCAGAAGAAATTGCACTTTACGTAAACGGGGAAAGCATGCCAGCCCGACCCATGAAAATTGACGTAGGGACCAATCAAAATTACGTGAcactttttgtcaatttatttgaAGCGGCTGAGAAATGGAACAAAGATGCCGGCTTGGAAGTCACAAGAAGCCAGTTTGGCAAAGGATATGCCATATATGCCTTTAATTTGGCACCAAGTGACCTGGGTGAAGAGTATTTAAACCTGGTGAGACAAGGAAACGTTAGACTTGAAGTCAAATTTGCTGCCGATACAACGGAAACCTTGAACTGTCTGGCTTACGCAGAATTTCCGGCCCTTTTGGAAGTGGACCAATCACGGGACATCAAATACACTAAAGTATGA
- the LOC128170896 gene encoding uncharacterized protein LOC128170896, translating to MNSICINNSDIISPLTLTRDEHSIAPCTPMVKRNTKMAEKGATVKIKVRQKNSEGELQEMTCEMNEELAIFLNSPNGDPETKESIVKMIFDTQAPQVEQGPETPDSVLHTAETEDSDQKVHIWSETEEKQLIALRTEMDDAFYKNKNHETLWQKIFENMNSAGIKVTKQQIMNKWRNLKRKYKETIDLNKKTGNEKHEFKYQNEFDNLFGHKASTKAAVSFDSGVNAEERKKKREIDKKATRPKKRSAENLLMKMENMNKEMREQMERHQEEKLRRFDRLLDIIEKQGQK from the exons ATGAACAGCATTTGTATCAACAATAGTGACATCATTTCACCTTTGACCTTAACCCGCGATGAACACTCGATAGCCCCTTGTACTCCTATGGTAAAGCGAAATACAAAGATGGCGGAGAAGGGTGCAAC agttaaaatCAAAGTGAGGCAGAAAAATAGCGAAGGAGAGTTGCAAGAAATGACTTGCGAGATGAATGAAGAATTGGCTATTTTCTTGAATAGCCCAAATGGGG ATCCAGAGACTAAAGAAtcaattgttaaaatgatttttgatacCCAAGCCCCCCAAGTGGAACAAGGTCCTGAAACTCCTGACAGTGTCCTACATACAGCGGAAACAGAAGATAGTGATCAAAAG GTTCACATATGGAGTGAAACTGAAGAAAAGCAGCTAATTGCACTACGAACAGAAATGGATGATGCcttctacaaaaacaaaaatcatgaaaCATTATGGCAAAAGATTTTTGAGAATATGAATTCGGCCGGAATTAAAGTCACCAAGCAGCAGATCATGAATAAGTGGAGAaatctgaaaagaaaatataaagaaaccattgaccTAAACAAGAAAACTGGTAATGAGAAGCATGAATTCAAGTAccaaaatgaatttgataatttgtttgGACACAAGGCATCAACGAAAGCAGCAGTGTCATTTGACAGTGGTGTAAATGCAGAAGAAAGGAAGAAGAAAAGAGAGATTGATAAGAAAGCAACACGACCCAAAAAGCGTTCTGCAGAAAATCTGCTaatgaaaatggaaaatatGAACAAGGAAATGAGAGAACAGATGGAGCGGCATCAGGAGGAAAAGCTCAGACGCTTTGACAGATTGCTTGACATCATTGAAAAACAGGgtcaaaaatga
- the LOC128172071 gene encoding threonine-rich protein-like translates to MQFAVFLLFGIVGLSVQQCNNVNRCCRETARGFDCAVKRDPCSCISLCGVADNKIVDIGRATHRIFASEKIIVHQQSSTVFTRMPCQEPSNSNREADEATTSKTSATGGDDRSSSPSEDPVPSGEPVSTTLPIQDTSEPSETQRSEAPATSEAPATSEASATSVAATGGRHFHTGLQRTPTPSSGTPTTTTTPGSSSPQEEAGVETTGGRHRYPGREEEATTPVEEGARFTGRIGNSTHPSSTGSTPPDVSPSSTTLILVTSISISICLIITIIFIVIRRKRHTTIHRLPSPIPFIQESPIYTPPSPPLSIDMSTPLHTPSLFSTSTSSSEISLFDVSTVPAAASSKPYYEEHCEMSTFGNINRRVTRSMVQKKKD, encoded by the exons atgcaatttgcTGTTTTTCTCCTTTTCGGAATTGTTGGACTGTCGGTCCAACAATGTAATAATGTGAACCGTTGTTGTCGGGAAACCGCTCGCGGGTTTGATTGCGCCGTGAAGAGGGATCCATGTTCCTGTATTTCTCTGTGCGGGGTGGCAGACAACAAGATTGTGGACATTGGCCGCGCTACCCACAGAATATTTGCTTCAGAGAAAATAATTGTCCATCAGCAGAGCTCCACAGTCTTTACAAGGATGCCATGTCAAG aaCCGTCCAATAGCAATCGTGAGGCCGATGAGGCGACAACCAGTAAGACCAGCGCCACCGGAGGGGATGATCGTAGTTCATCTCCCTCCGAGGACCCCGTCCCCTCCGGTGAGCCTGTCTCCACCACCCTCCCCATTCAGGATACCAGTGAGCCCTCAGAGACTCAGAGGAGCGAGGCCCCAGCCACCAGCGAGGCCCCAGCCACCAGCGAGGCCTCAGCGACGAGCGTGGCGGCCACCGGGGGCCGCCACTTCCACACCGGCCTCCAGAGGACCCCCACACCCAGTAGTGGTAcgcccaccaccaccaccaccccaGGGAGTTCCAGCCCACAGGAGGAGGCCGGTGTGGAGACCACCGGGGGCCGCCACCGCTACCCAGGCCGGGAGGAGGAGGCCACGACACCAGTAGAGGAGGGGGCGAGGTTTACAGGTAGAATAGGTAATTCTACCCACCCCTCCTCTACTGGTTCAACACCACCTGATGTTTCGCCTAGTTCTACCACACTCATATTAG tcacaTCCATTTCCATTTCCATCTGCCTTATCATCACCATCATATTTATTGTCATTAGAAGAAAACGCCACACTACCATCCATAGATTACCTTCACCAATACCATTTATCCAGGAATCCCCTATCTATACTCCACCTTCACCACCTTTAAGTATTGACATGTCAACGCCATTACATACACCCTCATTGTTTTCAACCAGTACATCAAGTTCAGAGATATCATTATTTGATGTTTCAACGGTTCCTGCAGCAGCTTCTTCTAAACCATATTATGAAGAACACTGTGAAATGTCAACATTTGGTAATATAAATAGAAGGGTAACGAGATCAATggtacaaaagaaaaaagattaa
- the LOC128173264 gene encoding uncharacterized protein LOC128173264: MATKPTTYWKCQDVETSGEPNRIRKRLFIDLDRTEDQAPMAKHPKMDKEQTEKAPILKEDIGRNMFLVVSKFHSDTKVHLRVYEEKEDGSNYPTRKGIALDLEKWKKITYYKDDVDSAIDQHDAEMQVAYNQHLGENYYMTIDNDYPVVNIRKWWMPPGNDEIVPTKKGAAITFDQWETLKELMPEVEKKIGDQLKEIEFCENSESHQNQMGFLQCPRCNPNDCNNY; the protein is encoded by the coding sequence ATGGCTACTAAACCGACAACCTACTGGAAATGCCAAGACGTGGAGACTTCTGGGGAACCGAATCGGATTAGGAAAAGATTATTCATCGACTTAGACCGAACTGAAGACCAGGCTCCTATGGCTAAACATCCCAAGATGGACAAAGAACAGACAGAGAAGGCCCCAATTCTGAAGGAGGACATAGGACGAAACATGTTCCTCGTGGTGTCAAAGTTTCATAGTGACACTAAAGTACACTTAAGAGTGTATGAAGAAAAAGAAGACGGATCCAACTACCCAACTAGGAAAGGGATTGCACTCGATTTAGAAAAATGGAAAAAGATTACCTATTACAAGGATGATGTAGATAGCGCTATTGATCAGCATGATGCTGAGATGCAGGTAGCTTATAATCAGCACTTGGGGGAGAATTACTACATGACGATTGACAACGACTACCCTGTAGTAAATATCAGGAAGTGGTGGATGCCGCCTGGGAATGATGAAATAGTTCCGACGAAGAAAGGAGCTGCCATTACATTTGATCAGTGGGAAACTCTTAAGGAACTGATGCCTGAAGTCGAAAAGAAAATTGGTGACCAGTTAAAGGAGATCGAGTTTTGCGAGAATTCCGAAAGTCACCAGAATCAGATGGGCTTTTTGCAATGTCCACGTTGCAATCCAAATGACTGTAATAACTATtag